DNA sequence from the Bacillota bacterium genome:
CTAAACAGTCATTTAGCTCTTTTACTCCTCTTCCTAATTCTGGATAGTATCTTAACAAAGATTCCTGGTCTACACCGGCAAATATGACCTTAAATTTATATCCTTCATGTTTTAACTTATAAAATGAGTTAATAATCCAGTCAAGCCTATCTTTTTCCCTAGATTTGCCTGGACTACCTACATAAGAATAAATTTTAAACTCTCTATCAAATTGCCTTTTTTCAACAGCATATTTCCGGTCTGTGTTATCAACCAAGCTGGGAATGTTTAAAGTATTACAACCCTTGCTTTTATAATAATCTACTAAATAATTGCTCGCACAGATCACGTTATAACATCTTTTATTTATGTGCCGCATTCTTAAAAAGGTATCGAAATCCTTAATCATGTTGCTAGGAAAAGTTCTTTTTGATTTCCCATACCATTCTGTAGCATCGGAAATAATTATTATATTATTTCTCTTACAAAATTGGCGAAGTTGTTCAAGGGCAATAGCTGGATAATTATATGCAACAATTGCACAAATTTTATTTATACCTATATGGTTAACTATGGTTTTAATGTAATCTATCCGTGTAATATATTTAAACCACTGCATTGGTGTTTTCGGATAGGGATATTCATATATAGTAAATTTGCCTAAATGATAACATGAATCAGTTATTTTAAACCCAGGTCTATCTTCCAATGAAGAGTTTAGTCCGATAATTATTACATCACATAATGTTACTTCGCTGATAATCTTACTGTTTGCTAATACACGATGTGATGAAGCATTCTTATCTGGAAGTTCCATTTCTCCTATATACAGTATATATTGGTTCACTAGTTGACACCTCTTAGCAAAATATACTTTATGTCTCTTGATTATGTGTACTTTCTCAAGCACTCTTCCAAAGATTCTTCCTATGTTTTTTATTATTATAAACTTGTCAGCTTAATGAACTCTTTATCCTATATAGCTGAAAAGCTTTAAATTTGAAAACAACTGTAAATGTGTAGATAAAATAGAAGATATCTTCCTAGATACTTAAATAATAAAATTATATCAATAATAATCTATATACCAGTTAAGAAACTTTTCTATACCTACATTAATACTTGTTTCAGGCCTAAACCCCACATCCCAAATTAAATCATCTACATCAGCATATGTAATGGGTACATCTCCATCCTGCATTGGTAAAAATTCTTTTTTTGCTTTTTTACCGATTCTTTCTTCCAAAATTTCTATAAAATTTATTAAATCTACCGGTTTGTTATTACCTATATTGTATACTTTATAAGGTGCAGTGCTTGTCCCAGGATCTGCTTTTTCTTCATCCCAATTTGGGTTTAACTTTGGAGGATTATTTAACAGTCTTATTACTCCCTCAACCACATCGTCTATATAGGTAAAATCTCTTTTCATATTTCCAAAATTAAATACCTTAATAGGTTTATCATTCATTATCGCTTCTGTAAACAAGAATAATGCCATATCTGGTCTACCCCACGGTCCATATACCGTGAAGAATCTTAGCCCCGTAGTAGGTAAACCAAATAAATAACTATATGTATGTGCCATAAGTTCATTAGATTTTTTTGTGGCTGCATAGAGACTTATAGGATGGTCTACATTATGGTGCACGGAAAATGGCATCTTAGTATTCATACCATAAACGGAACTGGAAGATGCATAAATTAAATGTTCAACTTTGTGATATCTGCACATTTCAAGTATATTCAAAAAACCTACTATATTGGACTGGATATATACATCTGGATTATTAATGCTATGCCTCACTCCAGCTTGAGCAGCTAAGTTAACTACTATATTGATTTTATTTTCAATAAATATACTTTCTAGTACTTCTTTATCCTTCAAGTCTGCATATATAAACTTAAACTTATTGTATTCTTTAATAATATCTAGCCTAGCCTTTTTTAAATTTACATCATAGTAGTCATTTAAGTTATCTAATCCAATAACTCTGCATCCT
Encoded proteins:
- a CDS encoding glycosyltransferase, with the translated sequence MELPDKNASSHRVLANSKIISEVTLCDVIIIGLNSSLEDRPGFKITDSCYHLGKFTIYEYPYPKTPMQWFKYITRIDYIKTIVNHIGINKICAIVAYNYPAIALEQLRQFCKRNNIIIISDATEWYGKSKRTFPSNMIKDFDTFLRMRHINKRCYNVICASNYLVDYYKSKGCNTLNIPSLVDNTDRKYAVEKRQFDREFKIYSYVGSPGKSREKDRLDWIINSFYKLKHEGYKFKVIFAGVDQESLLRYYPELGRGVKELNDCLEFKGRVVHSAAIEIISNSDFSLFAREINRVTLAGFPTKLAESYACHTPVITTPSSNVREYIINEKTGFVSKTCDEISFYEAVLQSIVLDNEHVKYMKEYIQNNNPMNVNNFYTKSKSYFQKLLQIEDSICYTNR
- a CDS encoding NAD-dependent epimerase, whose amino-acid sequence is MKSDFKGLDKNKIYFITGAAGFIGFHLSKRLLDEGCRVIGLDNLNDYYDVNLKKARLDIIKEYNKFKFIYADLKDKEVLESIFIENKINIVVNLAAQAGVRHSINNPDVYIQSNIVGFLNILEMCRYHKVEHLIYASSSSVYGMNTKMPFSVHHNVDHPISLYAATKKSNELMAHTYSYLFGLPTTGLRFFTVYGPWGRPDMALFLFTEAIMNDKPIKVFNFGNMKRDFTYIDDVVEGVIRLLNNPPKLNPNWDEEKADPGTSTAPYKVYNIGNNKPVDLINFIEILEERIGKKAKKEFLPMQDGDVPITYADVDDLIWDVGFRPETSINVGIEKFLNWYIDYY